The Chroicocephalus ridibundus unplaced genomic scaffold, bChrRid1.1 SCAFFOLD_726, whole genome shotgun sequence sequence GGAGAAACCCTACAAGTGCGCCGACTGCGGGAAGTGTTTCCGTCTCACCTCCACCCTCAGCACCCATCGGAAGATCCACAGCGGGGGGAAACCCTACGTCTGCCTGGTCTGCGGGAAGACCTTTCAGTTGAGCGCGTACCTGCTGGCCCACCAAGCCACCCATAGCGCGGACAACCCTTTCCAGTGCCTCGCCTGCGGGAAGAACTTCAGCTTGAGGCGGTACCTGGCCATTCATCAGCGCATCCACACGGGAGAGAAGCCCTTCAAGTGCTCGGTGTGCGGGAAGCGCTTCAACCGGAGATCGACCCTCATTGTTCACCAACGGGTCCACACGGGGGAGAAACCCTACAAGTGCCCCGAATGCGGGAAGAGCTTCATCATGAGCTCGGATCTCGTCACCCATCGGAGAATCCACACCGGGGAGAAACCCTACAACTGCCTCGACTGCAACAAAAGCTTTCGGTTGAGTTCCCACCTCACGAGACACCAGCGAAGCCACACCGGGGAGAGACCCTACAAATGTACGGATTGCGGGCAGAGCTACACGGACAGCTCGGGACTCATCAAACACAAGAAGATGCACGTGGAGAAGAAGCAGAGGACATCTCAAGGAGGCCACCAAGGGGAGGGACGTTATAAATGTCCCTACTGTAGCAAGAGCTTCCATGCGAAGTCGGCTCAGGTCCTTCACCGGGCCACCCACGTGGGAGAACGACCCTATAGGTGCTCCAAGTGTGACAAGGCCTTCAGCCACAGCGGGACGCTACTGAAACACCAACGCATCCATACGGGGGAGAGACCCTTCAAGTGTCCCATCTGCGAGAAGTGCTACAACGATAGTTCGACCCTTCGGAGACACCGGAGGAGCCACACGGAGGAGAAACCCTACAAGTGTCCCAGTTGCGAGGAATGTTTCGGCGCCATCGCGGCTCTCCTGAAGCACCAACGGTTCCACACCGAGGGGAGACCGTACCGTTGCTCCGACTGCGGGAAAAATTTCCACTCCAATTTTCTCCTCGTCACCCACCGCCGCATCCACACGGGCGAAAAACCCTACACCTGCCCCATCTGCCAAAAAACCTTCCGCCAGGCTTCCCACCGAACGAGGCACCAGGAGATTCACAGGAGGAAAGGGGTCGGCGGCGTTTCGCGGGATGCGTCCAAGCAGGGGAAGAGCCAGCAGAAAGCGGGAGGAGAGGTGGGACGTGATGGTCAAGCGACGAGTCCAGGTGGTGCTTCCACAGCTCAAGAATAAAAGAGTTTGAGACGTCCCGAATCCATCGGTTGGTCCAAGTTGCTCATCCGAAGAAGATGCGCCCCACGTTCTACCTGATGACCCTCATCTCCGAGGCCGGCTCCTCCCCAACTCATCATGACCAGCCCTCCCACCGTCCTTCTCGACTCAACCTCGACTTCAGCCCTGTAAGTAACGcgatttggaaaagaaaaatcgtCGCAACATCTACTTTTGGACCCCAAATTGTccttaaaatgagaaaagtgagGAGTATTCAGAAATACATCCAGAGTGGAGCCACCTTCTCATTTCTCCTTGGTGAGGAACCGGGTCTGAGGGACCTGAGGGG is a genomic window containing:
- the LOC134509552 gene encoding zinc finger protein 345-like isoform X1, which translates into the protein MEKQEEEEQEEEQEEEGWRRRRSRRRDGGGAGAGRGGTEEEEEEEEEEGGGSNSSLYPGHTRSHLHGDHRAPRLGSPHPTAAKMADGKENGLEELEGSELCLELCEVEIPQEPNPPAQREWESQSQEASEEPSDDSHGRPSPRKGGRLRRGSRATKRTSSRGKNGKNTAGKAEEAMHKGLYSCPDCGKIFTRRSFLIPHQRIHTGEKPFTCHECGKGFRVGSALNKHQRIHTGEKPYKCADCGKCFRLTSTLSTHRKIHSGGKPYVCLVCGKTFQLSAYLLAHQATHSADNPFQCLACGKNFSLRRYLAIHQRIHTGEKPFKCSVCGKRFNRRSTLIVHQRVHTGEKPYKCPECGKSFIMSSDLVTHRRIHTGEKPYNCLDCNKSFRLSSHLTRHQRSHTGERPYKCTDCGQSYTDSSGLIKHKKMHVEKKQRTSQGGHQGEGRYKCPYCSKSFHAKSAQVLHRATHVGERPYRCSKCDKAFSHSGTLLKHQRIHTGERPFKCPICEKCYNDSSTLRRHRRSHTEEKPYKCPSCEECFGAIAALLKHQRFHTEGRPYRCSDCGKNFHSNFLLVTHRRIHTGEKPYTCPICQKTFRQASHRTRHQEIHRRKGVGGVSRDASKQGKSQQKAGGEVGRDGQATSPGGASTAQE
- the LOC134509552 gene encoding zinc finger protein 883-like isoform X2, yielding MADGKENGLEELEGSELCLELCEVEIPQEPNPPAQREWESQSQEASEEPSDDSHGRPSPRKGGRLRRGSRATKRTSSRGKNGKNTAGKAEEAMHKGLYSCPDCGKIFTRRSFLIPHQRIHTGEKPFTCHECGKGFRVGSALNKHQRIHTGEKPYKCADCGKCFRLTSTLSTHRKIHSGGKPYVCLVCGKTFQLSAYLLAHQATHSADNPFQCLACGKNFSLRRYLAIHQRIHTGEKPFKCSVCGKRFNRRSTLIVHQRVHTGEKPYKCPECGKSFIMSSDLVTHRRIHTGEKPYNCLDCNKSFRLSSHLTRHQRSHTGERPYKCTDCGQSYTDSSGLIKHKKMHVEKKQRTSQGGHQGEGRYKCPYCSKSFHAKSAQVLHRATHVGERPYRCSKCDKAFSHSGTLLKHQRIHTGERPFKCPICEKCYNDSSTLRRHRRSHTEEKPYKCPSCEECFGAIAALLKHQRFHTEGRPYRCSDCGKNFHSNFLLVTHRRIHTGEKPYTCPICQKTFRQASHRTRHQEIHRRKGVGGVSRDASKQGKSQQKAGGEVGRDGQATSPGGASTAQE